The Janthinobacterium tructae genome contains the following window.
AAAAAGCCGTGCTGCTGTCGTTCCGCCTGGAAGACAACGTCGTCCTGCCATCGGATGGCACGATGCAGTTCTATGACAAGGTGCCGACCAAGTTCGCCAACTACACCGCCGAAGACTTCGCCAAGGGCGGTTTCCGCGTGGTACCGCCAGCCGTCGCCCGCCGCGGCAGCTTCATCGCCAAGAACGTCGTGCTGATGCCGTCCTACGTCAACATCGGCGCCTACGTCGATGAAGGCGCCATGGTCGATACCTGGGCCACCGTCGGCTCCTGCGCCCAGATCGGCAAGAACGTCCACCTGTCCGGCGGCGTCGGCATCGGCGGCGTGCTGGAACCAATGCAAGCGAACCCGACCATCATCGAAGACAACTGCTTCATCGGCGCCCGCTCGGAAATCGTCGAAGGCGTGATCGTCGAAGAAAACTCGGTCATCTCGATGGGCGTGTACATCGGCCAGTCGACCAAGATCTACGACCGCGCCACGGGCGAAGTGACCTACGGCCGCGTGCCAGCCGGTTCCGTCGTGGTCTCGGGCAACCTGCCTTCGGAAGACGGCAAGTACTCGCTGTACTGCGCCGTCATCGTCAAGCGCGTGGATGCAAAAACCCGCGCGAAAACAGGTATCAACGAACTGCTGCGCGGCATCTAATTACTGCGCCGCAAGGCGCACGCCGCACCCTGAATGTCCCGCTTCGGCGGGACATTTTCATTTCTGGCGAGCAACTTCAATCGTCCCGCCCCCGCTTCTCATCCTGTCCTATACTGGATGGCATGAATACTCCTCCCGTATTGATCGTCGGCGCCGGTCCTACCGGCCTCATGCTTGCGCTGCGCCTGACGCGCCATGGCGTAGCTTGCCGCATCATCGATAAAAACAGCGGCCCCGGGCAGGCGTCGCGGGCCATGGCCGTGCATGCGCGCACCCTGGAGTTTTACCAGCAGTTGGGCTTTGCCGACGAGCTGG
Protein-coding sequences here:
- the dapD gene encoding 2,3,4,5-tetrahydropyridine-2,6-dicarboxylate N-succinyltransferase gives rise to the protein MSQQLQTIIDQAWENRAEINPRNGTAELRDAVSHVINGLDNGSIRVAEKTTGDWVVNQWVKKAVLLSFRLEDNVVLPSDGTMQFYDKVPTKFANYTAEDFAKGGFRVVPPAVARRGSFIAKNVVLMPSYVNIGAYVDEGAMVDTWATVGSCAQIGKNVHLSGGVGIGGVLEPMQANPTIIEDNCFIGARSEIVEGVIVEENSVISMGVYIGQSTKIYDRATGEVTYGRVPAGSVVVSGNLPSEDGKYSLYCAVIVKRVDAKTRAKTGINELLRGI